CGGCCAGGCCGATCTCGACGATCACCTCGCCGCGGTCACGAACCGGCGCCGGGTTCAGAGACTCGTCGATGGTCACGTAGAAGGCCTCTTTGGCGGATTGACCGAACAGCCCACCGGCCTCCCACACGCGGGTCAGAAACTCGGTGATCGATCGCTGCAGGCTCTTCCACAGTCCCGGGGTGTTCGGCTGGAACACGGCCCAGCGCAACCCGGCCACCAGCGAGTCCTCGACGTACGACACCAGCCGCCGGACGTTGACGAAGCGCCAGGGCACGTCGGCGGAGAGCGTCCGCGCACCCCACACCAGCGGCGGCCCGCCGGGGAAGACCCGCAGTGCGTTGATGTTCTGCTGGTTCAGGGCCCCCTGCTCGGTGTCGTTCAGCGTGAAGTCCAGGCCGACGGCGCCGCGTACCTGCTCGTTCGCCGGTGCCTTGTGCACGCCGATCGTGCTGTCGCAGCGGGCCATCACCCCGGCCAGGTGACCCGACGGCGGTATCGCGATCGTGTCGCCCGCTGCCCCGGCGGGGTCGCGGATCATGATCCACGGCCAGTAGAGCGCGCCGAACCCGTTCGGGGAGAGTAGTCCGGCCCGTTGGGTGAGCAGCGGGCCACCGGGCTTGAGCGGGTCCTTGTCCTGGATGCCGTCCAGGATCGCGAACCGGTCGCCCAGATCCTCGCAGTGCTTGATCACCTTGTCCTTCTGCAGCGCCGGGTCCACCAGCCCCGGCACGCAGACCAGGCCGACGTCGGGCAACCGGCTGAGCTGCTCGAGTGCACCGTCCAGGCCGCCCATGTCCTTGATCGGCACCACGTACGCGAACGTTCCCCCGTTGTCGAAGAACCCGCGGACGGCGTACGGGAGGTTCTGCCCGGACTTGTACTCGCCGAGCCTGTCCTTGTACGCGTTCCAGCTGGTCACCGGCACCGGCTTCCCGAGCGCGTCACCGGTCGGCAGCGTCGCCGTCGTGCCGATCAGCGCCGCCACGCTCGTCCCCGCTCCTTCGATCGGGCCCGCGGGGGTGATCTCCTCCACATGGATCCCGGGCGCTGCTGTCGCGTAGTCGACCATCGCTGCTCTCCCGCCTTTCCGTTTGCTGCGTTGTCGCGGCCTAGGCCCCCGAGAGGACCACCGTCTGCGTCTGATGGTCGGCCGCGAACGTCACGGCGACTTGTTCGTCGGGCCGCCCGCTCGCCCGCACTGTCAGCGTGTACGACCCGAACTCGAGTCCCGGTACGGCGAACTCCCCGTCCGGACCGGAGGTCGCCTGGGCGCCGGTGCCGTCGACGGAGACCGTGGCGGCCGCGACCGGTACGAGCGACTTGTCGAACACCACGCCGCGGAACAGCGGGTCGTCGACCAGGCCGCTGCGCAGGTGCACCTTCTGGACCGCGGGGAGCTCCTCGACCTCGTCGTACGGCTCGACGGTCACCGTCACCGTGACCGGGAACGCCGGCCGGGGCGCGATGCCGAGGGCTGTCCAGAAGTCGCCGGTCGACCTGTTCTCCTGGACCTGCGCCACCGTCGTGGGCAACGGGTAGGGCTGCGGCGGAGTCTTCAGCGCGCCGCGCAGGAACCGCTCCGCCACCACCGGGAACCGGCTGAGCCACTGCAGGGCGAGGCCCAGAAGCCGATGCTCTTCGGCCGCCTTGAGACCGCCGCTCTGCGCGGACCACGCCGTGGCCAGATAGGTGCAGTCGACCCGCAGCGACGGGAGCCGCGAGGTGTAGCCATCGGCCACCCTGCCCAGCACGCGCGCCTCGTCGCGGAGGCTCCGGTTCTCCGTCACCTCGTGCAGGAACAGGTTCACCGTTGCCTCAGCCGGCCTGTAGTCCTTGTCCGGGGTATCGAAACTCACGTCCGCGGCCCGGAGCTCGGCCGGCGCCGCGGCGTCGTCCAGCAATGCCTTCAGCGTCTCGTCGAGGTCCTGGAACACGGCCGCTCACCAACCCTGGTCGACGGCCAGGTCCGGCCGCACCCGGCCGAGCTTCTGGAACTCGCGGTGGATCGCCTGCCGCAGATGCGGCATCCCGATCGGCTCACCCCGGCCGGCCGCCAGGAACGCCGCGTGCAGAGCCGCGTTCCGGATGTTCGCGCCCGAGAGCCGGAAGTCGCGGGCGAGACCGGCGAAGTCGAGCTGCCCGGCCAGCGGTGCGGCGGCCGGGAAGCAGACCCGCCAGATCCCTTCCCGCAACTCCTCGTCGGGGAAGGGGAACTCGACGATGAACTGCAGCCGGCGGGTGAACGCCTCGTCCAGGTTCTGGCGGAGGTTGGTCGCGAGAATCGCGATGCCCTCGTACTGCTCCATCCGTTGCAGCAGGTACGACGTCTCGACGTTGGCGTACCGGTCGTGCGCGTCATGGACCTCGGACCGCTTGCCGAACAACGCGTCGGCCTCGTCGAACATCAGAATCGCGTCCGCATCGGCGGCGGCCGTGAAGATCTTCTCCAGGTTCTTCTCGGTCTCACCGATGTACTTGCTGATCACCGCGGACAGATCGATCGAGAACAGGTCCAAGCCGAGCTCCCCGGCCACGACCTCGGCTGCGGTGGTCTTGCCGGTACCCGGCGGCCCGGTGAACAGCGCGCTGGTTCCCTTTCCACGCAAGAGTTTCTGATCGAACCCCCACTCGTTCAGGACCGTCGACCGCAGCCCGACCCGGGCACACAGCTCTTCCAGCTGCAAGGTGGTGTCAGGCGGCAGGACGACGTCGGCCCATGAGGAGGCTGGCTCGATCCGGCGCGCCAGGGTCGACAGCCGCTGACTGGTCTGGCGCCGCGCGGCCGCGAACACCTCGCCCGCGGTCGGGTCGCCGGATGGACCTGCGGCACTGACGGCACTCGCGACGGCCTCGGCGATCCGCGCAGGCCCGAACGCGAACCGACCGGCGAGCGTCTCCGCCAGTTCGGTCGACGGTGCCACCCCGGCCTGCTCGAGTTCCCGCGCCCACGCGGTACGCCGAGTTGGCAGATCCGCGCGCCCAAGGGCAACATCCAGGACACCGAGTGGCGGGCTACCGTCCGCCGTCCATGGCTGAGTGTCGGCCAGCACCGTGATGCCGCCATGCTCCGCCAAGCCATCGATCAAGGCCGCCCGCACGCGCGATCCGAGTGACAGCGCATCCACGCCCTCGACGAACAGCATCGCCTCCTGCAGCATCGCCTCGCGGAAGGAACGAGCGACGACAGTTGCCGCCTCCTCGTCTCCGGACGGCAGGTGAGGCGCTCGCAGTATGAGGATGGGGACTTGCAGCTCCCCTGCCAATGCCACCGCCGCGGCCCGACGGCCGGAGCCGACCGGCCCGTGCAGCTGGATTCGCAGCGGGTAACGGCCCTGCGCGGCACGGGCCGCGTCAACAACCGTACGCCGGGTGGCCGGCGGGAGCGCTGTCTCGTTCCAGGCGCCCGGGCGCGGGGTAGTGAGCAGGCAATAGTCAGCCAGCTGTCTGTCGAGCCCGCGCACGGCCAGCAGGATCTGCGTGATCTGCTCGTCGAGGACAACAGCATTCGCCAGAAGCGGTGACTGCACCCGCTCCTCGCCGACCAGTCGGAGGATCTTGCTCCGCAGCAGCGGGGCGTCGGCCGCGAACAAAGACCGCTGGTTCAGCTTCTCGTCCGGCGACGTGCTGATGAGGTCGAGGGTCAGATTCACGGTTGCGCGGCGGCGGCTGACGTCGTCCTGAAGGTAGCCGTAGACCCGTTCGTAGCGAAGATCGATCTCGGGAGCCAGCGCTATCAGCACGACATCGAGCTCGGCGTCGGTCAGGTGATACGTACGCCGTAGCCAGGCCCATCCGCCGTGATCCGCGGCCAGGTCCGACCAGGTCGGTTCGAGCGCGCGGTCCGGTCCAGCCTCTTGGTGCCTGCGCAACGGCTCCCCCGGCGGATGGCGGAGGGCCGCTGCAGCGTTCTCGTCTGTTACGTAGAGCCCCCGGAACGAGTCGTGCCCCGCCTCGGCACCGAACCTCTGCCGCGCCTCGGCCACCGCCGCGGCCAGCAGGGTGTCGAGGCGCTGAAAGGGTTGCCGCCAATTCGCCGCGGAATCGGCTGTACCTGGCGGCAGTTCGGTTGGGGCGAGCAAGGACAACGCAGCGTCAGACATGCATCCCCCCTCAGGCGTGAAGTGTCGATCACCAAATGACGGTGAATTTGCCTGATGAATCCCCAAGGAATGACGCTACGGAGGCACTTCGACGGTGTCAAGACATCACTCAATTAATTGCCAATAGCAACAACCTTTCAAGCGACTGAATGACCCGCGCGGCCAGGCTGGTGAAGCCGAGGTCCACCTCACCGGACGGCGGCTTCGCACACGGCGGCTGTCCGGGTCCGCCGTGCAGGACGCCGCTGTTGATCACCTCTTTCGTGAATTCCACCATCAATGCCGTGACATTTAGCAATATCCCCAGCGAGGTCGAAACTCGATTTAGCTCGAAGATCAGTGAACGCTTTGCCACGACGGACTATCTGGAATATCTGCACCTCGTATTCCGACTTCCTGGAGCCTAGGCAACCCGGAGCCCGACGCGGGCGATCGTCGGCTCCACCCGCCAGTAGCTAATTCACCTGTTTGAGCGAGAATCACCTGCGGAAATCCCGTCGAACACTTGCCCCGTTGACGGCGGTTGGGACTCGGAGGAGTGTGGAAATTCGACGTGCGGCCGGTGTGGACCTGGGGGCGGGTCCGGCCGGCGTACTCATTGGGGGTGTCGAGGTGCGTCCGGACAAGGTTGAAATCAAGGTCACGCTGGCCGACGAACACGTCGAAGAGGCGATCGAACGCCTCGAGCTCACAGGCGGTCAACCCTGGACGGTGGTGTTCTGTGAGGACGTCACCGACGCCGCGGCGACCACGGCGCTCCTCGACATCGGCGTCGTACTGCGAGTTCGCGGCAAGACCGCGACAACCGGCGACACGACGATCAAGCTCCGGCCCAGTCGCTGGTCCCAGCTCGATCCGCAGTACTTCGAGAACCTCGAACCCGACGCAGAAGACGCCGAGGAACTGAAGATCGAGGCCGACTGGGCGGGCCAGTCGCGGTCGCTGGCCGCCTCGATGAAAGTGGAATGGTCGGACTCGCGGCTGTCCGCTGCGCAGGCCGATGGCCGGCTCATCCCCGAACTGTTCAGCAAGACGCAACTCGACTTCCTCGCCACGTGCAGTGTGGGCCGGGTCAACCTCGCGGCCGTCAGCATGCTGCCGCCGATCGCCGCGACGCGCTTCGACGAGTTCACCATCGACGGCGTGACGTCAGGCGTGCGGGCCGAACGCTGGCAGGTCGACACAGGACTCGACTTCCTCGAACTCTCGATCGTCGCCAAGCCGAAGAAGGCCGTCGCCGCCCAGGCCGCACTCACTGCCTTCGTGCAGCACAAGCAGTTGCCGATCGACAACAGCCAGGTCAGCAAGACCCGGCAGGCCCTCGATCACCTGATCGCCAAATCCACCATCTGACCAGGACGCACAGATGAACGAGAACGAGCACGATCCCGGCCCGGTCCTCCAGGGCTTCACCATCAAGACGACCAACCGCGCCGCGCAACAGAAGGTGGATCGCGCGATCAACGACATACTCGGCGAGGGCTGGCACGCCACCAACTACGGAGACCGCAAGAACCAGTTCGAAGTGATCTCCGAAGAAGGCGCCCTGAGCCCACGTGATGCGTGGGACCGGACGTACCAACTCCGCGCACACAAAGGCATCGCGAGCGCCGAGCCGCTGTTCAAGGCGTGGGTCACCGACCGTCCGGAGTGGGGCTTCGACAGCGACGAGCAACCGACCGCCGCCTTCGGTCTGCCGAGCTTCGGCTGCGGTAGTGGTAAGGACTTCGCCAAGGCCAAGGCGCACGAGTGGAGCATCGAAATGGCCAACGTCCCCCTGGCCTGGCAGAACCACTTCGCCGGCGCCCAGCCTGGCGAAGGAGTCGTCATCGGCCACCCGGACACCGGCTACCGGCGCCACCCCGAGATCGCGGCCAACCTGCAGACCGATCTCGGACGTGACCTCTTCGACAACGACGACGACGCGCGGGACGAGCTGAAGAAGACCTTCCCCTGGCAGAACGGCGGGCACGGCACCGGCACGGCCAGTGTCATCGTCAGCCCACGAGGCGCCACCAACGGGAATGCGGACAACGCCGTCAGCGGTACGGCGCCACACGCCAAACTCATCCCGTTCCGGGTCTCCGACAGCGTGGTCGTCCTCGACACCCTCAACCTCGCCCGAGCCATCGAGCTGGCCACGGACCGAGGCGTCCACGTCATCTCCATCAGCATGGGTGGCCTCGGCAGCGATCGTCTGCACGACGCCGTGGTCTACGCGACCA
This Kribbella sp. NBC_00482 DNA region includes the following protein-coding sequences:
- a CDS encoding Pvc16 family protein produces the protein MFQDLDETLKALLDDAAAPAELRAADVSFDTPDKDYRPAEATVNLFLHEVTENRSLRDEARVLGRVADGYTSRLPSLRVDCTYLATAWSAQSGGLKAAEEHRLLGLALQWLSRFPVVAERFLRGALKTPPQPYPLPTTVAQVQENRSTGDFWTALGIAPRPAFPVTVTVTVEPYDEVEELPAVQKVHLRSGLVDDPLFRGVVFDKSLVPVAAATVSVDGTGAQATSGPDGEFAVPGLEFGSYTLTVRASGRPDEQVAVTFAADHQTQTVVLSGA
- a CDS encoding AAA family ATPase, with translation MSDAALSLLAPTELPPGTADSAANWRQPFQRLDTLLAAAVAEARQRFGAEAGHDSFRGLYVTDENAAAALRHPPGEPLRRHQEAGPDRALEPTWSDLAADHGGWAWLRRTYHLTDAELDVVLIALAPEIDLRYERVYGYLQDDVSRRRATVNLTLDLISTSPDEKLNQRSLFAADAPLLRSKILRLVGEERVQSPLLANAVVLDEQITQILLAVRGLDRQLADYCLLTTPRPGAWNETALPPATRRTVVDAARAAQGRYPLRIQLHGPVGSGRRAAAVALAGELQVPILILRAPHLPSGDEEAATVVARSFREAMLQEAMLFVEGVDALSLGSRVRAALIDGLAEHGGITVLADTQPWTADGSPPLGVLDVALGRADLPTRRTAWARELEQAGVAPSTELAETLAGRFAFGPARIAEAVASAVSAAGPSGDPTAGEVFAAARRQTSQRLSTLARRIEPASSWADVVLPPDTTLQLEELCARVGLRSTVLNEWGFDQKLLRGKGTSALFTGPPGTGKTTAAEVVAGELGLDLFSIDLSAVISKYIGETEKNLEKIFTAAADADAILMFDEADALFGKRSEVHDAHDRYANVETSYLLQRMEQYEGIAILATNLRQNLDEAFTRRLQFIVEFPFPDEELREGIWRVCFPAAAPLAGQLDFAGLARDFRLSGANIRNAALHAAFLAAGRGEPIGMPHLRQAIHREFQKLGRVRPDLAVDQGW
- a CDS encoding S8 family peptidase: MNENEHDPGPVLQGFTIKTTNRAAQQKVDRAINDILGEGWHATNYGDRKNQFEVISEEGALSPRDAWDRTYQLRAHKGIASAEPLFKAWVTDRPEWGFDSDEQPTAAFGLPSFGCGSGKDFAKAKAHEWSIEMANVPLAWQNHFAGAQPGEGVVIGHPDTGYRRHPEIAANLQTDLGRDLFDNDDDARDELKKTFPWQNGGHGTGTASVIVSPRGATNGNADNAVSGTAPHAKLIPFRVSDSVVVLDTLNLARAIELATDRGVHVISISMGGLGSDRLHDAVVYATSRGVIVLAAAGNCVRFVVFPAAYDEVVAVAACDAERGTWKGSSRGRAVDITAPGDRVWHATANANDSLNNVSQGSGTSYAVATVAGIAALWLAKHGRTTIINACGGKERIASTFSQLVRDTANPVPDWPSGQFGGGLVDANALLNAALPNGRTVPTLAPTATQNVPLARGGLTTFGHLFEGTVRSTQPSLAAAAGPPNPLDGGLAELLGTTADKVPADLGQVGQELAFYLTTDPELYRRFEDAVSSEHHDAAIDDVRERLLKSGVSNALETKLSR
- a CDS encoding phage tail sheath family protein; the protein is MVDYATAAPGIHVEEITPAGPIEGAGTSVAALIGTTATLPTGDALGKPVPVTSWNAYKDRLGEYKSGQNLPYAVRGFFDNGGTFAYVVPIKDMGGLDGALEQLSRLPDVGLVCVPGLVDPALQKDKVIKHCEDLGDRFAILDGIQDKDPLKPGGPLLTQRAGLLSPNGFGALYWPWIMIRDPAGAAGDTIAIPPSGHLAGVMARCDSTIGVHKAPANEQVRGAVGLDFTLNDTEQGALNQQNINALRVFPGGPPLVWGARTLSADVPWRFVNVRRLVSYVEDSLVAGLRWAVFQPNTPGLWKSLQRSITEFLTRVWEAGGLFGQSAKEAFYVTIDESLNPAPVRDRGEVIVEIGLAVTRPAEHIVLRIGLWDGGAKVSEG